GTACAAACCGGGGCTTGAAGACATTGTGGCAAGCGAAACGTCAATTTCGTTCCTAGATGTCCAGCAAGAAGAAATTGTGATTCGCGGTTATGACCTCATCGAGCTGGCACAAAACAAGACGTATCTAGAAACAGCCTATCTGCTCATTTATGGAAGATTACCAGATGCAATGGAATATCACCAATTTCAGCAAGATATTTCCTCACAAACAAGCTTACATCCAACCATTCAAACCATTTTGACAAAACTGCCAAAAACCACTCACCCAATGGATGCCATGAGAACGTGTTTATCTGCTCTTGCAGGGTACGATGAACAACTGAATGATCGATCAGAAGCATGC
This genomic window from Desertibacillus haloalkaliphilus contains:
- a CDS encoding citrate/2-methylcitrate synthase — protein: YKPGLEDIVASETSISFLDVQQEEIVIRGYDLIELAQNKTYLETAYLLIYGRLPDAMEYHQFQQDISSQTSLHPTIQTILTKLPKTTHPMDAMRTCLSALAGYDEQLNDRSEAC